One segment of Trichlorobacter ammonificans DNA contains the following:
- a CDS encoding MATE family efflux transporter, which translates to MFTHISPLLKLAGPMILSSSAITIMQIIDALVLSYHSSTAVAAMGPASMAVILFQGFVFGTAGYAGTFVAHNHGRGDRAGVRKAVWLGIHTAVISGIAALALTWPVAHLFLLAGHEAQVAQDEKIYFQICMAGSLLPALCAALGGWLSGTGRAVIVTGVTFISLIINALLAWGLVLGEWGLPRLGIAGAALATVSAQLVATLLYLLLFARTGGFTDRAARCFDWPQLRHFLSLAVPLGLRISGELTAWTLFLVAVGRLGTVELAASSIAFRINGTAFFPALGLGQAAGILVGHARGSGRDNDVPAIAWQSLALCELWMLAMALLFACVPAPLVAAFAGTGPESAQIVEVGVLTMRFVALYCLFDAANVVIGCVLAAAGETRWVARAFFIASCLFLTLLWLLDRLMPSLVAEWTLATLFVFATATVWSIRFRSGAWRRVTVLQGPSS; encoded by the coding sequence ATGTTCACCCATATCTCCCCCCTGCTGAAACTGGCCGGCCCCATGATTCTTTCCTCCTCTGCAATTACCATCATGCAGATCATCGATGCCCTGGTGCTGTCGTACCATTCCAGCACGGCAGTGGCGGCAATGGGACCGGCGAGCATGGCGGTGATCCTGTTTCAGGGGTTTGTCTTCGGCACCGCAGGGTATGCCGGCACCTTCGTGGCTCACAACCATGGGCGCGGAGACAGGGCCGGGGTGCGCAAAGCAGTCTGGCTCGGCATCCATACCGCCGTAATCTCAGGCATCGCAGCCCTGGCGCTGACCTGGCCGGTTGCACACCTGTTCCTGCTGGCAGGCCATGAGGCACAGGTTGCACAGGACGAAAAAATCTATTTCCAGATATGCATGGCCGGTTCACTCTTGCCGGCATTGTGCGCAGCCCTGGGGGGCTGGCTTTCCGGTACCGGACGTGCCGTCATCGTTACCGGGGTTACCTTTATCTCACTTATCATCAATGCCCTGCTGGCGTGGGGACTCGTCCTGGGCGAATGGGGCCTGCCGCGCCTGGGGATCGCCGGGGCGGCTCTTGCCACCGTCAGCGCTCAACTGGTGGCCACGCTGCTCTACCTACTGTTGTTTGCCAGAACCGGCGGCTTTACGGACCGGGCAGCCCGCTGCTTCGACTGGCCACAACTCCGTCACTTCCTCTCTCTGGCCGTCCCGTTGGGACTGCGGATCAGCGGGGAACTGACCGCCTGGACCCTCTTCCTGGTGGCAGTGGGGCGGCTGGGGACCGTTGAACTGGCCGCTTCCAGCATCGCCTTCCGGATCAACGGCACTGCCTTTTTTCCTGCCCTGGGGCTCGGTCAGGCAGCTGGCATCCTGGTGGGACACGCCCGCGGTTCCGGCCGGGACAACGATGTGCCGGCCATCGCCTGGCAGTCGTTGGCCCTCTGCGAACTCTGGATGCTGGCCATGGCACTTCTGTTTGCCTGCGTCCCTGCCCCCCTCGTCGCAGCATTTGCCGGCACCGGTCCGGAATCTGCGCAGATTGTGGAAGTAGGTGTCCTGACCATGCGTTTCGTCGCGCTGTACTGCCTGTTCGATGCCGCCAACGTGGTGATCGGCTGCGTTCTGGCCGCGGCGGGAGAAACCCGCTGGGTTGCCCGGGCCTTCTTCATTGCCTCCTGCCTGTTTCTGACGCTGCTTTGGCTGCTCGACCGGCTGATGCCGAGTCTGGTGGCGGAGTGGACCCTGGCCACGCTGTTCGTCTTCGCAACGGCAACGGTTTGGTCGATCCGTTTCAGGAGCGGTGCCTGGCGCAGGGTCACCGTACTGCAGGGGCCATCATCCTGA
- a CDS encoding (Fe-S)-binding protein, with protein MSDHTDDPLKRVEEQLKKCVKCGACRANCPAFTAFQREPAVARGKIALAQHLLKDDIDLDEQTYQAMSKCLLCGSCVEKCPNEVPTDEIVIAAREALAKKRGLTTFHTAVGQVIQSRTRMKLGAKAAALLGPLFFKKVPETSGLRLRFPLPFVGNQRYIPAIAKTPFMERYPEVIEGEPGKPRIVFFVGCMTNFVYPRVGAATVALFRHLGCTVIIPKEQQCCGLPGMSGGDIGTVRELAEKNLAALERFEADYVMSACATCGGALHRLYPLVVGKRHPELKERLDRLAKKTVDAAQLLKQLGLDPAETGAGSSGRVTYHDPCHLRTRKLTAQPRDLIKATPGLELVEMEGADRCCGLGGTFNVYHYGSSMTINEAKSAAIVATGADAVATGCPGCMMQLDDGLKQHGSAVEVVHTVELLARRLLAKEE; from the coding sequence ATGTCGGACCATACCGACGACCCCCTCAAGAGGGTCGAAGAACAGTTGAAGAAATGCGTGAAGTGCGGTGCCTGCCGGGCCAACTGTCCCGCCTTTACCGCCTTTCAGCGGGAGCCGGCCGTGGCGCGGGGCAAGATCGCCCTGGCCCAGCACCTGCTGAAGGACGATATCGACCTGGACGAGCAGACCTACCAGGCCATGTCCAAATGTCTGCTCTGCGGCAGTTGCGTGGAGAAGTGCCCCAACGAGGTTCCCACCGACGAGATCGTGATTGCGGCGCGGGAGGCCCTGGCCAAGAAGCGGGGGCTCACCACCTTTCACACGGCTGTGGGGCAGGTGATCCAGAGCCGCACCCGGATGAAGCTGGGGGCCAAGGCCGCTGCACTGCTGGGGCCGCTTTTCTTCAAGAAGGTGCCGGAGACCTCGGGGCTCAGGCTCCGCTTTCCGCTCCCGTTCGTGGGGAACCAGCGCTATATCCCGGCCATTGCCAAGACGCCCTTCATGGAGCGCTACCCGGAAGTGATCGAGGGGGAACCGGGCAAACCGCGTATCGTTTTTTTCGTCGGCTGCATGACCAACTTCGTCTACCCCCGGGTGGGGGCGGCGACGGTGGCCCTGTTTCGCCACCTGGGCTGTACCGTCATCATCCCGAAGGAGCAGCAATGCTGCGGCTTGCCGGGCATGTCCGGCGGCGACATCGGCACGGTTCGGGAACTGGCGGAGAAGAACCTGGCGGCCCTGGAGCGGTTCGAGGCCGATTACGTGATGAGCGCCTGCGCCACCTGCGGCGGTGCCCTGCACCGGCTCTATCCCCTGGTGGTGGGCAAGCGCCATCCGGAGCTTAAGGAGCGGCTGGACCGGCTGGCGAAAAAGACCGTGGATGCGGCCCAGTTGCTGAAGCAGTTGGGGCTCGATCCGGCTGAGACCGGTGCCGGCAGCAGCGGCAGGGTGACCTACCACGATCCCTGCCACCTGCGGACCCGCAAGCTGACCGCCCAACCCCGGGATTTGATCAAAGCAACGCCGGGGCTGGAGCTGGTGGAGATGGAGGGGGCGGACCGCTGCTGCGGTCTGGGCGGTACCTTCAACGTCTACCATTACGGCTCGTCCATGACGATCAACGAGGCCAAGAGCGCGGCCATCGTCGCCACCGGGGCCGATGCCGTGGCCACCGGCTGTCCCGGTTGCATGATGCAGCTGGACGACGGCCTCAAACAGCACGGTTCCGCGGTGGAGGTGGTACACACGGTGGAGCTTCTGGCTCGACGGTTGCTGGCAAAGGAAGAATGA
- the trmFO gene encoding methylenetetrahydrofolate--tRNA-(uracil(54)-C(5))-methyltransferase (FADH(2)-oxidizing) TrmFO: MSDHITIIGAGLAGCEAAWQLAGQGVQVRLYEMKPHRFSAAHSSPGLAELVCSNSLRGADLANAVGLLKEELRRCASLVMQAADATRVPAGGALAVDRGQFSAYITEKIASHPLIELVREEIVELPADGLVIVASGPLTSDDLAARLARLTGDRLYFYDAVAPIVTAESLDHSKIYAASRYGKGDGDDYLNCPLNQPEYEAFLAALRSAEKVAPREFEKVVHFEGCMPIEEMAARGDDTLRFGPMKPVGLPDPATGEEPWAVVQLRSENREKTLYNLVGFQTKMTWPEQRRVLRMIPGLERADFARLGVMHRNTFINAPQLLLPTQQLRTEPRLIFSGQITGVEGYVESAASGFLAGLTAAALARGSEPPLPPRETALGALIHHLTASDSRHFQPMNVNYGLFPPLEGRIKKKDRKPLLAERALAALDKWRAEALS; the protein is encoded by the coding sequence ATGAGTGATCACATAACCATTATCGGCGCCGGTCTGGCCGGGTGCGAGGCGGCCTGGCAGCTGGCCGGACAGGGTGTTCAGGTCCGGCTGTACGAGATGAAACCGCACCGGTTCTCCGCGGCCCACAGCTCCCCCGGTCTTGCTGAGCTTGTCTGTTCCAACTCCCTGCGGGGGGCCGACCTTGCCAATGCCGTGGGGCTGCTCAAGGAGGAACTGCGGCGTTGCGCATCGCTCGTCATGCAGGCGGCCGATGCCACCCGTGTTCCCGCCGGCGGCGCCCTGGCTGTTGATCGGGGGCAATTCTCCGCCTATATCACTGAAAAAATCGCCAGCCACCCGCTGATTGAGCTGGTCCGGGAAGAGATCGTGGAGCTTCCGGCTGACGGCCTGGTGATCGTTGCTTCCGGCCCCCTGACCAGTGACGACCTGGCAGCCCGCCTTGCCCGTCTTACCGGCGACCGGCTCTATTTTTACGATGCCGTTGCCCCGATCGTCACCGCCGAATCCCTGGATCACTCAAAAATCTACGCCGCTTCCCGCTACGGCAAGGGGGATGGTGACGATTATCTTAACTGCCCCTTGAATCAGCCGGAGTACGAGGCGTTTCTGGCGGCACTCCGCAGCGCCGAGAAGGTGGCACCCCGCGAATTCGAAAAGGTGGTCCACTTTGAAGGGTGCATGCCGATCGAGGAGATGGCGGCCCGGGGGGACGATACCCTGCGCTTCGGCCCGATGAAGCCGGTGGGATTGCCGGACCCCGCCACCGGTGAAGAACCGTGGGCCGTGGTGCAGTTGCGGAGCGAGAACCGTGAAAAGACGCTGTACAATCTGGTGGGGTTCCAGACCAAGATGACCTGGCCGGAACAGCGCCGGGTGCTGCGGATGATTCCCGGCCTGGAACGAGCCGACTTCGCCCGGCTGGGGGTGATGCATCGCAACACCTTCATCAATGCCCCGCAACTCCTGCTGCCGACCCAGCAACTGCGGACAGAGCCCCGTCTGATTTTTTCCGGTCAGATCACCGGCGTCGAAGGGTATGTGGAGTCGGCGGCCAGCGGTTTTCTGGCCGGCCTGACCGCCGCTGCCCTGGCGAGGGGGAGCGAACCGCCGCTTCCCCCCCGCGAAACCGCCCTGGGGGCGCTGATCCATCACCTTACCGCTTCGGATTCCCGCCATTTCCAGCCGATGAACGTCAACTACGGCCTGTTTCCTCCACTGGAGGGACGCATCAAGAAAAAGGACCGCAAGCCGCTGCTGGCGGAGCGGGCGCTGGCCGCACTGGACAAGTGGCGCGCTGAAGCGCTAAGCTGA